A single Defluviitalea saccharophila DNA region contains:
- a CDS encoding MATE family efflux transporter, producing MKAIKIDKRFYKTLFSLALPIAMQNFISSSLNMVDTLMIGKLGEAPIAAVAQANKIFFLFTLMLFGINSGGSSFTAQFWSKKDVKGIRKVLGICLISGGIAAIIFSIGAIFFPNQLMFIFAKDAEVIGLGSDYLRIVALSYLVTAVTFSYSILLRSTGEAVIPMVISMISLGVNTLLNWIFIFGHFSFSPMGVKGAAIATVIARFIEGGLFIWIIYSKQSSLAASLKEMLDLSFQFVQRFYRTTIFVILNEFIWALGTTMYSIAYGRMGKEAVVSVSISSNVEQIAMVIFFGLSSACAVMLGNEIGAENEERAFAYAKRFAVLGPALGIFIGIFVILVAPLILSIFNVSREVYLDSTKIITIFACFIPFKVFNLFTIVGILRSGGDTTFGFLLDAGGVWLIGVPFAFIGGLIWKLPIYWVFALVCSEELVKAVFGIYRLFSKKWIHNLVNQME from the coding sequence ATGAAAGCTATAAAAATTGACAAAAGATTTTACAAGACACTATTTTCACTGGCATTGCCTATTGCCATGCAAAACTTCATATCTTCTTCTTTAAATATGGTGGATACCCTTATGATTGGGAAATTGGGTGAAGCACCTATTGCAGCAGTTGCCCAGGCGAATAAAATATTTTTCTTGTTTACCTTGATGCTTTTTGGAATCAATAGCGGAGGTTCCAGCTTTACGGCTCAATTTTGGAGCAAGAAGGATGTAAAGGGCATCAGAAAAGTATTAGGAATATGCCTGATCTCAGGAGGAATTGCCGCCATTATATTTTCCATAGGCGCCATATTCTTTCCAAATCAATTAATGTTTATTTTTGCAAAAGACGCTGAGGTCATTGGACTGGGAAGCGACTATCTAAGAATTGTTGCCCTAAGCTATTTAGTTACTGCTGTTACTTTTTCGTATTCTATTTTGCTGAGAAGTACAGGAGAAGCAGTTATTCCAATGGTCATCAGTATGATTTCCCTTGGAGTAAATACTTTGTTAAACTGGATTTTTATCTTTGGGCATTTCAGTTTTAGTCCTATGGGCGTTAAAGGGGCCGCCATTGCTACAGTGATCGCCCGATTTATTGAAGGCGGATTATTTATATGGATTATATATAGCAAACAATCCTCCCTTGCGGCATCCCTTAAAGAAATGTTAGATCTCTCTTTTCAATTTGTTCAAAGATTTTATAGAACGACCATCTTTGTTATCTTAAATGAATTTATTTGGGCATTGGGTACTACCATGTATTCCATAGCTTACGGGAGAATGGGCAAAGAAGCTGTCGTATCCGTTAGTATATCCAGTAATGTAGAGCAAATCGCTATGGTGATTTTCTTTGGGTTAAGCAGCGCCTGTGCCGTAATGCTTGGAAATGAAATCGGTGCTGAAAATGAAGAAAGAGCCTTCGCCTATGCAAAACGATTTGCAGTGCTGGGGCCTGCCTTAGGGATTTTCATAGGAATATTCGTTATCCTAGTGGCACCGCTTATTTTATCCATTTTCAATGTGTCGAGAGAAGTATATCTGGATTCTACGAAAATTATCACAATATTTGCCTGTTTCATTCCTTTTAAGGTATTTAACCTGTTTACGATTGTCGGAATCCTGCGCAGCGGCGGGGATACAACCTTTGGCTTTCTACTGGATGCCGGCGGAGTATGGCTTATAGGTGTTCCATTTGCCTTCATTGGAGGATTGATATGGAAGCTGCCTATTTATTGGGTATTTGCACTGGTATGTTCTGAAGAATTGGTTAAAGCAGTCTTTGGTATTTATCGATTGTTCTCAAAAAAATGGATTCACAATTTAGTGAATCAGATGGAATAA
- a CDS encoding ABC transporter permease — MKNNKQFISDEHQKYLCQVKKTEIAIRITQIIILLSLILFWEVAARLRWIDPFIFSQPTKIVSTAWEMILDGSLFVHTGISLAETAIGFLLSTFLGTAIAILLWWNHFILKVADPYLVIINSLPKTALAPILIVWMGNNMKSILFTAILMSIVVTTLTVLNGFLEVDQDKIKLIETFGGSKRDILTKVMLPANVPTMINALKVNVGLSLVGVMVGEFLVAQAGLGYLIIYGSQIFKLDWVMLSIVILGVLAALLYKCVMILEKRFLKWRE; from the coding sequence ATGAAGAATAATAAACAATTTATTTCAGATGAGCATCAAAAATATCTCTGCCAGGTAAAAAAGACAGAGATTGCTATTAGAATTACGCAAATTATTATTTTGTTAAGTTTGATTCTCTTTTGGGAAGTAGCGGCACGACTTAGATGGATTGATCCGTTTATCTTTAGTCAGCCCACTAAGATAGTTTCGACCGCTTGGGAAATGATATTGGACGGAAGCCTGTTTGTTCATACGGGAATCAGTTTGGCTGAAACGGCCATAGGATTTCTTTTAAGCACCTTTCTTGGTACTGCCATTGCCATTTTACTGTGGTGGAACCATTTTATATTAAAGGTAGCAGACCCTTATCTTGTTATTATTAACAGTCTTCCAAAAACCGCATTGGCACCTATTCTGATTGTCTGGATGGGAAATAATATGAAGTCTATACTTTTTACAGCCATATTAATGTCCATCGTTGTAACCACATTGACGGTATTAAACGGCTTTTTAGAAGTGGATCAGGATAAAATAAAATTGATAGAAACCTTTGGAGGAAGCAAAAGAGATATATTAACCAAAGTAATGCTTCCTGCCAATGTTCCTACGATGATCAATGCATTAAAAGTGAATGTAGGATTATCCCTTGTGGGTGTTATGGTCGGAGAATTCTTAGTAGCTCAAGCAGGCTTGGGATATCTTATTATTTATGGAAGCCAAATTTTTAAACTAGATTGGGTAATGTTAAGCATCGTTATTCTAGGGGTACTTGCAGCATTATTATATAAATGCGTTATGATTTTAGAAAAGCGATTCTTAAAATGGAGAGAATAA
- a CDS encoding ABC transporter ATP-binding protein — protein sequence MSQIVELKSVVKNYHSPSGETKALDHLSLSINEGEFISIIGPSGCGKSTILSLIAGLIEPSSGEILVFGKNVKEVTSKVGYMLQKDHLFEWRTILRNVYLGLEIQNKLTEENKAYANHLLDIYGLGEFKNHFPSELSGGMRQRAALIRTLAVKPDILLLDEPFSALDYQTRLSVADEIGSIIKKENKTAILVSHDISEAISMADKVVVLTQRPAKIKAIHDIKLSVEDRTPLRSREAPEFREYFNLLWKELKSDEE from the coding sequence ATGTCACAAATTGTTGAGCTCAAATCAGTTGTAAAAAATTATCATAGTCCTTCGGGAGAAACAAAGGCATTGGATCATCTTAGCCTTTCTATCAATGAAGGCGAGTTTATAAGTATTATAGGTCCCAGTGGATGTGGGAAATCCACGATCCTTTCTCTTATTGCAGGACTTATTGAGCCCTCCTCAGGAGAAATCCTCGTTTTTGGAAAAAACGTAAAAGAAGTTACTTCAAAAGTCGGCTATATGCTTCAAAAAGATCATCTCTTCGAATGGCGTACCATTCTTAGAAATGTATATTTAGGTCTTGAAATCCAAAATAAATTAACTGAGGAAAATAAAGCTTATGCCAATCACCTGTTAGATATCTATGGATTAGGAGAATTTAAAAATCATTTTCCTTCCGAATTATCCGGTGGGATGAGGCAAAGGGCAGCTTTAATCAGAACCCTGGCAGTAAAACCGGATATTCTCCTTCTTGACGAGCCTTTTTCAGCATTGGACTACCAAACAAGATTATCTGTGGCAGATGAAATAGGAAGCATTATCAAAAAAGAAAACAAAACGGCGATTCTTGTTAGTCACGACATTTCAGAGGCCATCAGCATGGCGGATAAGGTAGTTGTATTAACTCAAAGACCGGCTAAAATTAAAGCAATCCATGATATTAAGTTATCCGTTGAAGACAGGACTCCTCTTAGATCCAGGGAGGCTCCTGAGTTTAGAGAATACTTTAACCTCTTGTGGAAGGAGTTGAAGTCCGATGAAGAATAA
- a CDS encoding amidohydrolase family protein: MIIDIHTHCFDDAIAKKAIAVLTKKGGIPAYTDGTVSDLIRSMDESHIDISIIQPIATKPKQTEVINRWAVSIQDKRILSFGTIHPEYPDWKKEIRYLASCGIKGIKFHPDYQEFFVDDPKLFPIYEEVFSNNMIALFHAGIDIGLPEPCHCTPKGLRNVLRTFKGAEIIAAHMGGYDLWNEVEKYLVGEDIYFDTSYTSHALDSVFMTNMIKNHGTDKILFGTDSPWGNQRREVEFIKSLPLRDEEKDRILGKNAIKALGLQS, encoded by the coding sequence ATGATTATTGATATACATACCCATTGCTTTGATGATGCTATTGCTAAAAAAGCAATTGCTGTTTTGACGAAAAAGGGAGGAATTCCCGCATATACTGACGGGACAGTTTCGGACTTGATAAGATCCATGGACGAAAGCCATATAGATATCAGCATCATTCAACCCATAGCAACAAAGCCAAAACAAACTGAAGTGATTAATCGCTGGGCAGTTTCTATTCAAGATAAAAGAATTCTATCTTTTGGAACAATTCATCCGGAATATCCCGATTGGAAAAAGGAGATAAGATATCTGGCTTCCTGTGGAATTAAGGGAATAAAATTTCACCCGGATTATCAGGAATTTTTCGTGGATGATCCTAAGCTTTTTCCAATCTATGAGGAAGTATTCAGCAACAATATGATAGCCCTGTTTCATGCAGGAATCGATATTGGACTTCCCGAACCTTGTCACTGTACTCCTAAGGGGTTAAGAAATGTACTGAGAACCTTTAAGGGTGCTGAGATTATTGCTGCCCATATGGGAGGATACGATTTATGGAATGAAGTAGAAAAGTATCTTGTAGGGGAAGATATTTATTTTGATACATCTTATACTTCCCATGCGTTAGATTCAGTTTTTATGACAAATATGATTAAAAATCATGGAACAGATAAGATATTATTTGGTACGGATTCCCCTTGGGGAAACCAGAGGAGAGAGGTTGAATTTATCAAATCTCTTCCTTTAAGGGATGAAGAAAAAGATAGAATCTTAGGAAAGAATGCAATAAAGGCATTAGGGTTACAGTCATGA
- a CDS encoding type II toxin-antitoxin system PemK/MazF family toxin, protein MVVKRGDVFYADLSPVVGSEQGGVRPVLIVQNDIGNKYSPTVICAAITSQINKAKLPTHIEVDAASYELVKDSVVLLEQIRTIDKKRLKEKICHLDKELMKKVDKGLAISFGL, encoded by the coding sequence GTGGTTGTTAAACGAGGAGATGTATTTTATGCTGACTTAAGCCCTGTTGTCGGATCAGAACAAGGAGGTGTACGACCAGTACTCATTGTACAAAACGATATAGGCAATAAATATAGTCCTACTGTTATATGTGCTGCCATTACATCTCAGATCAATAAGGCTAAATTACCAACTCATATTGAGGTGGACGCGGCCTCTTATGAGTTGGTAAAGGATTCTGTAGTTTTGTTAGAACAAATAAGAACGATTGATAAAAAAAGGCTAAAAGAAAAGATATGCCATCTGGACAAAGAACTTATGAAAAAAGTGGATAAAGGTTTAGCCATAAGTTTCGGATTGTAA